Sequence from the Cucumis sativus cultivar 9930 chromosome 1, Cucumber_9930_V3, whole genome shotgun sequence genome:
TATAATATTCTTTGTACTATATGAAGTATTGGgttatgtttgtttgttgaagATTGTGGTGGGTCATTTAGGTGGAAGCATTTGATCAGGTAGTTCCCACAATTGGAGTACGTGGGTGGAGGGTTATCATTCCTGGATCTCTAGTCGTTTTTTAGTCTTACTACTGTTGGTGGATTATAAGTTATATCATGTATGTGATCCTTTGTGTTTAGGACAATTTGCGGCCTTAGCTTTGGTTCGTATTTCCATACAAAGTTTAGCATCATTCTTGTTTGCTGATGATCAGTTTGGTTTGTTTTGACAGTACTCTTGgttaaaaatagattattcaattcatcttcatcagtttagtttagtttaatttccTCTATCCAAGTGGGATGGGAAGGCTAACTTTCTAATTCTACAGAGTTGGTCATGGACTAAAATTTTGTCCTCAAACaatattaaactattttattatttagtaaaTATGTGATTATATTCAATAGAATATTTGCTTGTTATACACTCCgaatctaataaactaatgaattttttttaatatttgctTGATTGTAGTATGAATACTTACACGAACACTAGAGATGTTGTATGCTTTTGTACAACAGTTAAGCTTTTATCCAGattataaagataaaaattgcAGTTAAAGgtagaataataaaagatttCCAAAGTGACTTGATTTCAATTCTCCTTTATTAACCTTTACTGAATGGAacctaaaataatgataagaGTGTCCATATGAAACTATGAAATgacattgagaaaaaaagatatagtaaaaatataacaatgggacaaaaaaagagagagagatagtaatatttggtaaatataGAGAGAGTTGGtggagaaaagaaagtagGGGTCAAAGGAAAGAAAGGGGTAGGCATAGGGTTTGGCAGTGAAAAGGTAAACATAAGAAGAGGAGGTTTTTGTGGGCAGTGGGggattctcttttctttttacttgcACAAAAATGATGATAGAGAAATAGATAGATAGGGTTTTGAGCTCTTCTAAGGTGCCATTAAATGCCACATAACACCAATATAATTTCAACTTTATCCTTTTTCCATTTCCCCCATCAATCCCCCAACCAACCATTATTCATTTACacattttacctttttctgctTTTTAACTTATGCCTTCTACATATTAATCAACATGAACCTATCATGCAATATTGGACTAAGAGATTGAAGTGAtcttaacaaaagaaaaaaaagggttaaCTGGCCTTGGCCTTAGTCAAGGGTGAGGTTGGATGAATCCTCCTCTCTCTGTTTGATGAGTAGAACCTCTCTAAGccttgaaaattgaagaaggaaGCATGTCACCTTGATCCATTGTTAGATCAGAATAAATGGATATTTTTACAAAGGGAAGATAATTTATGTGTTGAAtactaaattttcatttctcaataTCGAAAATACGATACGATGTGACGGGGAAGCAGAGCATAGCATAGCATAGCAGCAAGCAGGGCAGGGGGTTGCCGACATTGTAAAGTAACTTTTATCCCTTTCCAATCACCACACCTTCATTTGACTTTTACCTTTAaatccattcttttttttttttttacttttaaattttggaattcataactttttcttaaatccCATCTACTAGTTTTCCACTTTTCCCTTACCTTATGTTATAAACAATTTCCCACTTCTAActatgacaaaaatatatgtagaATTATATTCATTCATCTATTCTTTCCACAactttgattatgatttttataaatattttaaatttttcatggAAGCAAgggagtaaaagaaaaaaggttttcCATTGAGAGAACATTCGTCATTCACATTACTcaccctttttattttcattattatttccGTGTAAATGAGCATTCATGGGGGGGAAGTTAATAAAAGCTTCAATCCCATGTTgggaaaaataaaggaaaactTTAGTAGGAATGAGGAATGAAATGAGAAAAGGTCATCATATTTAGGGCAATGAGCAATTGATCATGGGGTGGCTGTATTCCAAGTTTGATTTATGATTAGATATAGATTGGGAAAAAAGGggtaaaaggaagaaaaaggggaaagatATAGTTACTAAAAAGGTGAGAAGagagaagggaaaagaaaaagggacaGAAAATGTAAGAACAGTACAATGAAAGAGGATCACAAAACTTAACGTAAGCTTTGACTTGACCTATTTTTGgtggaattggaattggaatgGGAAGGTTTCAGAAAGCACAAAAGCAGagtccttttctttttatttatttatttttggtataGAGTATAGTAGAGGGAGTCCCCcatgcaatttctttttaattattgcaaaacaataatgtttttttgttagggTTTTAGTCTTTAGATTAAGATCAAAGTGCAGTGCAGTGCAGTGCCAAAAGTAAAATGGGGTAgggaaataaaagagaagTGAGCTAGCCATTATAGGGGCCTCAATTTCAGAGCACACTCTCCTTTTGGGACCtctattgtttcttcttttaccTACACTCAAACTTTTGACTAACAGCTCtacatttacaatttaattgttaaaaacAATCAACCCCTCCTTCCCTCCTTCCCTCCTTCCCTCCTATTGCTCACCTTTAACAACCAATTCAGTGACTAACTTTAGAGATCACTTCAGTTGCTACCGCTCTAACAAATATCATCTattgtttctcttttcaatCCTCCTATCATAGTTGAGTTTAGAAAgttattagatatatattcaACAGACTATTTGAGTTTCCAGCTGATTTTCTTCAAGTGTTGAACTATTTATAAGCTTATAGTACAAAACAATGATACACGACTGATTTGTTTATGATTATAAGTCAAACTGATGTTATGAATTTGTGTTAGAGACTTGTAAGACTAAGAGTATGATTTAGTGTCCAAGTTAGATTGTGttgaatgaataaaagaatactCATTCACTGTTAAAGATCGGCTTATATTCAAACCACTCCTTATTTACATCAACTCTGCATGCCAATAGGTCTCTGGGAAGTAAATGAGAAATGGGTTGAAAAATATATGGTAAACCAAATTTCCTTTGGctgacatttatttaattttaaacccCAAGTGATCAGTGTGAACGAAAACGAGAGGGAGATgggggaaaaagaaagtgacagaagaaacagtaaaaaaaatgattaaaaggTTAATTCAACATACATCTACTCTCTTCCCTAATAcagtaaaataaaagttacTGACAAAGTCGTCACCAAGTCTTCTTCTTATGGCATTATGATAAGAAAGCActtattaataacaataataatattattattaatactAACACTGTAGGTAGTAGTTGCCtagttgatttttaaaattaaacaatggAATATTTACGTCATATATTGTATCGATCTGTGctatatattgaatataacTTTTGTTAGGCCAAGTCAATGGTTTGCTTAAAGTTTCCAAGTCATAGCTTTTATAATCAGATTGAACTTAAAATACAGATGTTGCAAAGTTACCTTCTAAttattgggttttgttttgatatttttgtccTTTTAACATATTCCCATGTGTATgctaaataaattacaaaatatatagtgTACGAATcaacagaaaataacaaaattactgTATTTGGTTTTTGCCATCTCGAgatttttttatgttctttagaatatgaaattttctaGATTCTCATGTTTAAAAGGCAccttttacttgttttctGTATTTGTCTGCTATACATATTATTTCGTGTTGAAAAATAACCttatgaaaattcaaacaaaatcaagaaaattatgtaaatttaaaaagaaattaaaattaataaaaacacaGCTAGTTCaaactatattaattaaattaaatataaagtaataAGTAGTCTTTAAGTGCATTTTCGAAACATTGGTAAATAGCACAATAtctacataaatataatttcactTTTATAATTCTATGATTCTTggaatttaaatatgatataataaatcaaaatatttacaaccatTTTTTATATCTACGAGtataatttctctaaaatatatcTGTAAACTTTATCtgaatgtttttgtttgattcttttgaaattcttAGTTTAAACAAATACTCCAAAAGTCCAAAAGCAAAGCATAAAGGTAAAGGGCATGGGGTTTTGGGCTATAAATAAAGGTTTGGGGTTGGCATAGTTTTGCCCACCAAAACCTCAAAAGCTAAAGAAATGAGAGAGTGCTGTGGGAAAGTAAAAAGGATAAGGGTTTTTCATCAAGATTTAGTATGGAAGAACCTGTAAAGCTCAGGAGGGATAGCGCCAATTAatagtacaaaataattttcgTTCAAAGCTTCACACTTTGCTTTTTGTTAATGGCGCTATCCATCCTGAGTTTCATAGCTTCTTCTTGCTCGGCTTCTCCTCCTTCAATGTTAcactttcttctccttcttctttttactttcattttgaCGTCGTGCCTACTAACAGAATATGCTTAAAAGACTATGCATGTAGCTACACAACATGTCATTGTatttctttgctttcttcGTCGAGTACTGACTTTTTAAACAACTACGAGTAGATTGATATGGTGGAGTTAAATTTTTGTGTGTCTAACTATTATTAAGTTTACTTGTATAATCTTTTAGCCTTCGGGACAAACTCTAGAGTGCAACTACGATTAAGTTCTCATGTCCTTAGACTATTCgactttttcttaatattgtTATCTTTCATTTGTATGCTAGAActgatttatttatgattcACGTACATATATGTTAAACTACATGTCCTCACATGCTTccttcttctactttttatgttgttttgtttggatACAACTAAtggttgaagttgaagattaTAAACCACAAGTTTTCTTCTgcctttatatttatttattattattatttagaattactatctattaatttattttacattttgggTTGTAATGAAGGCTTATTTTTTTGTGGGTAGTAGtactattatatattattaatgtcTAAGATATAGACCACATGTCGTCATGGTCGTCTTGTCTTCTCTTCATCTATCGTATTTCAGCTCTAGCTCCACTCTCAAAACTCTCTaatcttattttctctttctggTTTTCTGCATTTCTATCTCTCTACCtgtaaaaagtttattaaataattgagGTTTTAGACTTTCAATGTCATTCTCAAACGTATCTTCTAGAGTGTAAAACAATGTACGATAGGTTTTTTTAATGCACTCTATATcataaattagagaaaaatcaGAAAATATCTGTCAAATTTTACATACCACTCCAAAAGAGACTTGAATATACAATTTGTTTGTTACAATTTAATATTAGAGTAATATGGATGAATGAATAGGGTAAGATTAGGGAGAGTTTTGGAAGTAAGTGTAGGTATGAATGGggtggagagagagagagagagagagagaagaatgaGGTGATTGGGAAGAGTTTTCGAAGAGAGAGGAGGGTTGTTGATAATGGAAGCTAAGGCTGACAGAACTGaaaggaagagagaagaagaaagaaaaagggttttGAATTCTCTTGGAAAAAGCAACTTGTCAGTGTGTAGCAGTGCATGCTCCTCAGGGTTTTCCATAACTTAGATTtcactctttcttttctcttttaattttccaatcatgatttttatttacatcATCTAATTATCTCTCTATTATTCTCAATAAAGTTTCTCTTTCACTTTCtctaaatgttattatttgagttttggtttgtaaattgttttattttggttaaatgTTTACTTAAGTTAATTGGAAACTTTTAAACACTATCTAATGTAATAAAagattgttattataattctttGTCTCGATCTCTTTGAAATTGGTGAAGTGGATTGTTATGGTCATTTTATATTTGGGATTAACAATTATTGATAATGAAATAATCTATGATTAAGTGTCCATTtgatttgtttaagaaataagtgtttttttttaaaaaattcatatttttatttgagttcttttaataaaataatatttaaaatatattaaccaATTATTTTGAGCAATTATcaagcttttttattttttaaaatgatctatcttttaaaattaaattaagtactattttaactttcactcaacttcttttcttctttgttatagtatataattattattttccactgaaacaaatatattttagagcttaaacacaaactattatgatcataaaaataaaaaaaacgtaTAAAAGACAAACTATTATAGCATATTGAGTATTATAACTCATGAACACTGCAATAAACATATAAGATAATAATTGACTCAATACTCAATCCTACTTTACATTTTGCATAAAAAAGTAactctaatatatatatatatatatatatatatatatatatatatatatatcattagttttaaataataattggctctattttttcaaaataaattcaacttttggaattttataaatgcagtttcaaactaaaaaaaaaaaggcaaaagcACTTTTTGGTGAAATTAGTTAATGAAAAAATGGTTAACATAATTGGGTCTACAACCCAAATTCGTTGATATAGTTAGTATGCGCcattgtgtgtgtatatatatagtactgtgtgtgtatatatatagtactaAGTTTTTGTTAAGATATTAGCAAGAAGAAAGATAATAGTAATGAAGCTACAAAAACGATACATAGAAAGTTTATGGTAGTCaacttctatatatttttaaaaatttaaattacgaatttttaattcaattcattaAAATTGAACACAATAACTAATTTCATTTCGATAAAGTcacttatttcaatttaataacaagttaacttttaaaaatgtaatattgtattattgatgaataatagaaagtagtaattaaaaaaatagtaaaaatttaagGATATTATTCATGAATATTGTGTTTTTTGAGCTAACAAGGGACCAAATTTCGTGCTTCgtataaaatagtatttttattaattttgtgctTTGTgagaaaatagatttttttaagatcATGGTCGGGCAAggttcataaaaaaaatgatatcttgATGGGCAATATGGATCTcatgatttttatttcttttttgtctttatcCATCAAGAAACCTCAAAGTCGTCAAGGAAAATTCTAAACCCATCAAGAAAtcttaaacaaatatattaattttttcgaTGATGACCAttacaaattaagaaaattcatCTCTTAATATGCCTCGTTTATTAAGAAAAGCTAACTAATTTGACAGGCATTGTAAgtcaacaaatatattatccTTGATGTTTATTCTCcaccaaaatataattttcttgacgtttgtgGATCATCAATAAAACAAATGGAACTTTGCTCgtcaagaaaacaaataattcacgtttttttttttttttacattttttcatatttcttcgacaaaataagaaaacttttcttgACATATATgatcatcaaaataatattgtatcaagaaaaatatagtcATTTGTCATGACcatcaaaaaatcaaaatttacgTGCATCAAGAAAGACCAAATTTATACTAGTTACATTTTAAccatcataaaaaaataaattaaaatatttacaagtagagcaaaattttgaattgtatcaaaataaaaattgatagacttctatcattttcTATCAATACTACTATTAATAGAATCTGAAATCTTTGATATATgttgaatattttgttaaatctgttatttttgacaatttttctcactcgaattagaaaaaaatcaaagtatctatttaaaaaaaaaaaaagatgatagtACATACTTaagtagttttaaaattgattctttttctattcaagatgacttcaaataaattgaccactcattttaataaatggcATGAACACTAAaactctttattttatatatatataaggtttAGAATATTGGATAACCGTACTTTCAaccataattttgaaatgaagtATTTTTAACTGGTTTAAAATTTCGGGAtacttttttacaataaaaatactttaacttcttttagtttgaaagtattattgaaacttttaaaactttacttttgttttctttataagGTTCGAACTATcgaaaaatagtatttttttaaaaagtttaatgataattttaaaacaaaatgtttatagtttgtgtttattcTATTAATGGTAGGgataatttttaactttttaaaatttagggatACTTTTTTACcataaaagtaaagtttttttCCGTTCGAAAGtattacttaaaattttaaaactttactATTGTTCTTTTTATGGAAAGTACAACGTTGAagataattttctattattattctaaagTAACGTTTCTTTCTTGATTTTGAGTTCTTTTTTCATCTAGGAGAtcataagttttaaaatgttttatttcaatttaatttttaaatttaattttttagttagaCTATCAAAGCACCAAATGTAGGTTATTGTAAGTTGGTAATGGGCCAGGTCCCTACTAATTTATCTCATATTCAAccttataaattgtattatatctTGGTATCCATATGgaagaactaaaataaatattatttaactaacTAACATCATCTACATGTATACATATTATCCTGACTTGATGTTGATGAAAAATTtgtaatgataaaaattaattaaattaagtttggttttaaaatgataattttgttaggattatataaaatttaaaaagaaagaaaaagagagagtggAAAAAAGATGAGgcagaaaataaaagagagaaaaagggggaagggaagagaagggaaaggaaaaatatgtGGTGACCaacaacacacacacacacactatCTTCTCACCATAagttatttgtatttgtttgatttgaatggAGCCAATGCAAAAGTgtaacacacacacacgcacacgcactCGTAACATAACACATTCTCATCTCCATTCAACTCAATGGCTTCACTCTGCCTCAATCTCAATTCCTTCCATCCTCCTTCTTCCTCATACCAACCTCCTACACTCTTCGATTCCTCattaccttcttcttcttcttctctcagTTGCAACACCTTAAAACCCATCGTCGTCACTGGAAATCCTCCCACTTTCGTCTCTGCTCCTGCTCGCCGAATCGTTGCTGgttagtttttcattttcaccaCTTTgcatttcttattattattattgttgttgttgttgttgttgttgttttgttttctatttgtgtACTGTTGGGTTGTGTAGTTGGGGATTTGCATGGAGACCTTAAACAAACTAGATTGGCGCTTGAGATGGCTGGTGTATTGGGCTCTGACACTCACAACTTGTGGACTGGTGGACAAACGGTCTGTCTTTATTTCTCATATCTGTACACAcctttttaactttcttcACACTTGTTCTACTTTATTCAAAACTAATGTTCATAATAGTATAACATGACTTTGCAAGAGGTTTGAATTCCCCATACAAAATATGGTATAGCATAACTTCAAGGCTGTTTTTCTTGTGGTCTAGGTGTTGGTTCAGCTCGGAGATATACTGGACAGAGGAGAAGATGAAATAGCTATATTGTCTTTATTGAGATCATTGGATGTCCAAGCAAGAGCACAAGGTGGTGCAGTCTTTCAGGTTTGGGCTAAGATAGTTTAAAAAGCttattcaaaaatcaaaatagttcTTGAGTTCGATAACTGACGTTGTAggatgttttttctttttgttgtgtcACTGTTCAATCTGGATATCCAGGTGAATGGGAATCACGAGACTATGAATGTGGAAGGGGATTTCAGGTATGTTGATTCTGGGGCTTTTGATGAGTGTCTGAATTTCTTGGAATACATGGAGGACTATAGGGATCACTTTGAGGAGGCTTTTCTTAATTGGATCCAAGTCTCAGAAAGGTGGAAAGATCAGAGgaaatcacaaaatttttgGGGTCCTATGAATTTGGTGAAGGTGCTAAATGGCTCTTTCTATCTGCCTTATTTtgttagtttatttaattagaataATGGTACTGAACATAACAAATACGTTTCAATTCTCACCTTGCCCTGATGCAGAAGATAATAAGAATTATATAGAAATCACTGCATCCAATAAGAATGATATAAGAAATGACCTTAAGCCCTGGCGATCAATTTGATCAAAAgaactcatttttttcaaaacttagtGTTGATTTTGATCATAAACGAgttttgatataataatattctGAAAGATCCGGCCAATTATATAAATGACCCCCGTTCTCTGTGTAACCATGTTCTCTCATGTTTGATTACATATTAAGTTAGCATGATGCTAACAAGTTTGGTTTCATTGAACTTGTGATATTTGGATATTCTTGATTACAATTATACTCAAATTTTTGTCAGAAGCAAAAAGGCGTGGTTGCTAGATCAATCTTATTCAGACCCGGTGGTCGTTTGGCACGTGAGTTGGCAAGACATGCAGTTGTTCTTAAAGTTAATGACTGGGTCTTCTGTCATGGTGGTCTTCTTCCTCACCATGGTAAACTGAGTGCTGTTACTCGTTTTGTAATATGCATTTATTTTGacagaaatgaaaaatagcaaaCACATTCTTTGTAGTATAAAATGAAGTGTTTCTTCTTAACATGGTTTAGAAAATAGTACGCGCAcccattttttctctctcatcctTTTTCGAATGTGTCATCTCAACAGGTAGATGTTACGAACACAATTCTTATGGTACCTAAAaggtttttcaaattatatattaagttAGATGATTGTTTTTGGACCATGGAGGATGTgttaaaattgattgaaactATAAGACAAATTTGCAAGTATCCGTtatcttattttcaaactaattCCAGATATTTTAtgctttcaaatttgaaatgtcTGACAGGAATATTGGTCCTTCCACAGTTTCATATGGCATAGAGAGGATGAACCGGGAAGTATCCCAGTGGATGAAGGGCCTTGGTGAAAGTGGTAATagttcctttcctttcctcgCAACTAGGGGCTATGATAGTGTTGTATGGAACAGATTATACTCGAGAGATTTTGGAGATTTGGAAGACTTTGAGAGCGAACAGGTAAGTCCTGAAACTTGGACTTCTTCTCGGCTTTTTATTCAGCAGCTGGCAACGGGCATGCTTTGTTAAGAGAAAACAACTAGACCCCAACTAAGCTTTCTAATGAATTTGGCTACACTTACAAAATGGGGTAATTGCAATGAGTATCACTTTTAGGACTAATAATTCAGTGTATAgcaatagtttaaaaaattgcatatataGCCAAATTTATTAGCTATAGActctatcgttgatagacttctattagCGATAGATTTTATCGCTAATAGACTCCTCTTATCGATATCGTCTATCACTGATGGACTCTAAGAATTGAATCTAATTTTTTCTGTATTTGCAAAAGAAATTTGCACTGTGCTATATCTGCaaatattttggatatgattgttttatttacAACTGCCCCTAAGGAATAAACATTCATTTCTGCTCTTGGATATAACTCGAGTTATGTACTTATTAATTTTGCAAAGCCAAGGAAGTTTCGAGAGCTACCCCTGCACTACTTGGCAAAATGCAAAAgatggttttttctttcttttacaattaACAGTTATGGACTAACACACACTCCCACCCACGACTCTCATTCTTTACTAATTACATCATTTTGCCTATCCATTTTCACTTTCCTATTTTTGCTAGTGTAGACGTTAttaattggtggtctatcaatatcatttattttacaaatcGTTAttaattggtggtctatcaatatcatttattttacaaatcaTTCCTCTGCTTTCAAAGGTTGAAACCTACTGGAGGTTGGGTTCTTATGTAAATCAGTGTATAGACTCTGTTGGAAAACTAACTTACTCAACAAATACTATATAACACCCCTTGacttgttaaaaatatataaaaagtgtGAAATGAACGAGAGTGTTTGTGTCTTTGACCGCATTTTCTTCAAGTGAAAGAGCTTCATATTAAGTGGATGTAGGCCTTTGGTTGAGCCGCTTGCATAGCTATGCAGAGTCTCGCtatcccttttcttttctcttttatctgTTCTGAAACTTCATAAGCCTTCAAATCCTAACAACCTACATTATCTTTTCTTGACAGATAAATTCAATTCTCAAAGACACATTAGAAGCAGTTGGTGCGAAGGCAATGGTAGTAGGCCACACTCCTCAAATGGCTGGAGTAAACTGGTATGACCATGAGATATGAGAGGTCTTTTGCAATTGTTCATCTGAAAATGAACTTTAAATCTCTCTTATCTTTAAATAAAGACATTATACAATTTGTTATGGTCTTTATTGAAGAGATTACATTTACCCTTTTTATAATTCTCTTAaaagtttggttttttcttgCAGCAAATACAATTGTAGCATTTGGCGAGTTGATGTTGGGATGTCTAGTGGAGTTCTTCACTCGAGACCTGAGGTAT
This genomic interval carries:
- the LOC101204748 gene encoding shewanella-like protein phosphatase 1 isoform X1, coding for MASLCLNLNSFHPPSSSYQPPTLFDSSLPSSSSSLSCNTLKPIVVTGNPPTFVSAPARRIVAVGDLHGDLKQTRLALEMAGVLGSDTHNLWTGGQTVLVQLGDILDRGEDEIAILSLLRSLDVQARAQGGAVFQVNGNHETMNVEGDFRYVDSGAFDECLNFLEYMEDYRDHFEEAFLNWIQVSERWKDQRKSQNFWGPMNLVKKQKGVVARSILFRPGGRLARELARHAVVLKVNDWVFCHGGLLPHHVSYGIERMNREVSQWMKGLGESGNSSFPFLATRGYDSVVWNRLYSRDFGDLEDFESEQINSILKDTLEAVGAKAMVVGHTPQMAGVNCKYNCSIWRVDVGMSSGVLHSRPEVLEIRDDKVRVIRSKRDRFSRELQVVNYI
- the LOC101204748 gene encoding shewanella-like protein phosphatase 1 isoform X2, whose protein sequence is MASLCLNLNSFHPPSSSYQPPTLFDSSLPSSSSSLSCNTLKPIVVTGNPPTFVSAPARRIVAVGDLHGDLKQTRLALEMAGVLGSDTHNLWTGGQTVLVQLGDILDRGEDEIAILSLLRSLDVQARAQGGAVFQVNGNHETMNVEGDFRYVDSGAFDECLNFLEYMEDYRDHFEEAFLNWIQVSERWKDQRKSQNFWGPMNLVKQKGVVARSILFRPGGRLARELARHAVVLKVNDWVFCHGGLLPHHVSYGIERMNREVSQWMKGLGESGNSSFPFLATRGYDSVVWNRLYSRDFGDLEDFESEQINSILKDTLEAVGAKAMVVGHTPQMAGVNCKYNCSIWRVDVGMSSGVLHSRPEVLEIRDDKVRVIRSKRDRFSRELQVVNYI